Proteins encoded together in one Lathyrus oleraceus cultivar Zhongwan6 chromosome 5, CAAS_Psat_ZW6_1.0, whole genome shotgun sequence window:
- the LOC127083500 gene encoding 5-methyltetrahydropteroyltriglutamate--homocysteine methyltransferase 1 yields MNKVSLQCLTTPFTFSLSSLSSLSFSHHNSPRSFLRFSVRATSSRAMTSHIVGYPRMGPKRELKFALESFWDGKSSAEELKQVAANLRSAIWKQMSDAGIQHIPSNTFSYYDQVLDTTAMLGAVPDRYNWKGGEIGFDVYFSMARGNASVPAMEMTKWFDTNYHFIVPELGPDVKFSYASHKAVDEYKEAKALGVNTVPVLVGPVSYLLLSKPAKGVEKSFSLLSLIDKILPVYKEVVTELKAAGATWIQFDEPTLVKDLDAHQLQAFDYAYAELESTLSGLDILIETYFADVPAEAYKTLTSLKAVTAYGFDLVRGTKTLELIKQGFPSGKLLFAGVVDGRNIWANNLESSLNTLQTLGDIVGKEKVVVSTSCSLLHTAVDLVNEAKLDHEIKSWLAFAAQKIVEVNALAKALSGQKDEAYFYSNASALASRKSSPRVTNEAVQKAAAALKGSDHRRATNVSSRLSAQQKKLNLPILPTTTIGSFPQTADLRRVRREFKAKKISEEDYINFIKEEIINVVKIQEELDIDVLVHGEPERNDMVEYFGEQLSGFAFTANGWVQSYGSRCVKPPIIYGDVSRPKPMTVFWSSTAQSLTKRPMKGMLTGPVTILNWSFVRDDQPRFETCYQIALAIKDEVEDLEKAGISVIQIDEAALREGLPLRKSEEAFYLNWAVHSFRITNCGVQDTTQIHTHMCYSNFNEIIHSIIDMDADVITIENSRSDEKLLSVFREGVKYGAGIGPGVYDIHSPRIPPTEEIADRINKMLAVLESNILWVNPDCGLKTRKYTEVKPALTNLVDAVKLIRKQLTSTK; encoded by the exons ATGAACAAAGTATCCTTGCAGTGTCTGACGACGCCGTTCACATTCTCgctctcttctctctcttctctctctttctctcatCACAACTCACCACGCTCCTTTCTTCGCTTCTCTGTTCGCGCTACTTCTTCTAG AGCAATGACATCCCATATTGTTGGTTATCCCCGCATGGGACCAAAGAGGGAGCTTAAGTTTGCTCTGGAATCATTCTGGGATGGAAAGAGTAGTGCTGAGGAACTGAAGCAGGTTGCTGCTAACCTTAGGTCAGCCATATGGAAGCAGATGTCCGATGCTGGAATTCAGCATATTCCAAGCAACACCTTCTCATACTATGATCAAGTATTGGACACAACAGCCATGCTCGGTGCAGTTCCTGACAGATATAATTGGAAAGGTGGAGAGATTGGTTTTGATGTTTACTTTTCCATGGCTAGAGGAAATGCATCTGTGCCAGCTATGGAAATGACCAAGTGGTTTGACACCAACTA CCATTTCATTGTTCCTGAATTGGGTCCAGATGTTAAGTTCTCCTATGCATCACACAAAGCGGTGGATGAATACAAGGAGGCCAAAGCT CTAGGAGTGAATACCGTACCTGTACTTGTGGGGCCAGTATCCTACTTGTTGCTGTCAAAACCAGCTAAGGGAGTTGAGAAGTCATTTTCCCTTCTTTCCCTAATTGACAAGATCCTTCCTGTATACAA GGAAGTGGTGACTGAACTGAAGGCAGCTGGTGCTACTTGGATTCAATTTGATGAACCCACCCTTGTCAAGGATCTTGATGCCCACCAGTTACAAGCATTTGATTATGCTTATGCAGAGCTAGAATCTACTTTATCTGGTTTGGATATTCTGATTGAGACATACTTTGCTGATGTCCCCGCTGAAGCGTACAAAACACTCACCTCTTTGAAGGCTGTTACTGCATATGGGTTTGACCTTGTTCGTGGAACAAAGACCCTTGAATTGATCAAGCAAGGATTTCCATCTGGAAAACTTCTTTTCGCTGGCGTTGTTGATGGAAGAAATATTTGGGCTAATAATCTTGAATCTTCGTTGAACACCTTGCAGACACTCGGGGACATTGTTGGAAAGG AGAAAGTTGTGGTTTCCACATCCTGTTCTCTTCTTCACACTGCAGTTGATCTGGTGAATGAGGCGAAGCTGGACCACGAGATTAAGTCTTGGCTTGCGTTTGCAGCACAGAAAATAGTTGAAGTAAATGCCTTGGCCAAGGCATTGTCTGGACAAAAGGATGAG GCTTACTTTTATTCTAATGCTTCCGCTTTGGCTTCAAGGAAGTCCTCCCCAAGGGTGACAAATGAGGCTGTCCAAAAGGCT GCTGCTGCTCTTAAGGGCTCTGATCACCGTAGGGCCACTAATGTCAGTTCCAGATTGAGTGCACAACAGAAGAAATTGAATCTTCCTATTCTTCCAACCACTACAATTGGATCTTTCCCTCAGACTGCAGATCTTAGAAGAGTTCGCCGTGAGTTCAAGGCCAAAAA GATCTCCGAGGAGGATTATATCAATTTCATTAAAGAGGAAATTATTAATGTTGTTAAGATCCAGGAAGAGCTCGACATTGATGTCTTGGTGCATGGAGAGCCTGAG AGGAATGACATGGTTGAGTACTTCGGAGAACAATTATCTGGCTTTGCTTTCACTGCCAACGGGTGGGTGCAATCCTACGGATCCCGCTGTGTCAAACCACCGATTATCTATGGTGATGTGAGCCGTCCCAAGCCAATGACTGTTTTCTGGTCTTCAACAGCTCAAAGTTTGACAAAACGACCTATGAAGGGAATGCTTACTGGCCCTGTTACTATTCTGAACTGGTCCTTTGTTAGAGATGACCAGCCTAG GTTTGAGACTTGCTACCAGATTGCTTTGGCTATAAAGGATGAGGTTGAGGATCTTGAGAAAGCTGGCATTAGCGTTATCCAAATTGATGAGGCTGCTTTAAGAGAAGGTTTGCCTCTAAGGAAATCTGAGGAGGCTTTCTATCTAAACTGGGCAGTTCACTCATTTAGGATTACAAACTGTGGTGTGCAAGACACTACCCAG ATTCACACTCACATGTGTTACTCGAACTTCAACGAAATCATTCACTCGATCATAGATATGGATGCAGATGTGATCACCATCGAGAATTCCCGATCAGATGAGAAGTTACTATCTGTCTTCCGTGAGGGAGTTAAATATGGTGCTGGCATTGGTCCTGGTGTTTATGATATTCACTCACCAAGAATTCCACCGACAGAAGAAATTGCTGACAGAATCAACAAGATGCTTGCAGTCCTTGAAAGCAACATCCTCTGGGTCAACCCTGATTGTGGCCTTAAAACCCGAAAATACACCGAGGTTAAGCCTGCTCTCACCAACCTGGTTGATGCTGTCAAGCTCATCCGCAAACAACTAACTAGTACCAAGTGA
- the LOC127083499 gene encoding double-stranded RNA-binding protein 1: MQPYIISCIFNQYFVYIVYIGFTFHFHSIFTIVVIDEGVRVKMYKTQLQQLCQQKRWSLPKYSAMNDGPQHKPSYKASVLVNDVIFTSSDTFSSSKEAQNQAAMRAFLNFTSPSSGSSTPTKEVGAAKPQETPVIMAETDRLCKHQLQNYARKNNLDQPVFTIITEGLPNVIRYKATVVIGGTSFDSPTFFNTIKDAEHAAAKVALKELPISADLFKKDESCPAKSLLLELTQREGFSKPTYKTTDSGSNHMPTFFSTVEVDGVEFHGKASRSIKQAEHDAAKIAYIALKECGLHTYASFSSSTKKNTTLQASRTSDVAKSKQILNSNDQHLNQEILHTDTKVNNGKYNGTFPLPPNKKTKITNMCPSSSHDKPPPVLISESNKGKTSNTSYLLGNRFKVYTSFPNIKFPEGITIVPIGEDKWVAACLECQNDKDV, encoded by the exons ATGCAACCGTATATCATATCATGTATTTTTAACCAATATTTTGTATATATAGTTTACATTGGTTTTACTTTTCATTTTCATTCTATCTTCACGATTGTAGTTATAGACGAAGGAGTGAGAGTGAAAATGTACAAGACACAGCTGCAACAGCTGTGTCAACAGAAAAGGTGGAGTTTGCCAAAATATTCCGCCATGAATGATGGTCCTCAACACAAGCCAAGCTATAAGGCTTCTGTTCTTGTCAACGATGTCATTTTTACTTCTTCTGATACTTTCAGTTCATCAAAAGAAGCTCAAAACCAAGCTGCTATGAGAGCTTTTCTTAACTTCACTTCTCCTTCATCTG GCTCTTCAACGCCCACTAAGGAAGTTGGAGCTGCCAAACCTCAAGAGACTCCGGTTATAATGGCCG AGACGGATCGTTTGTGCAAACATCAGTTGCAAAACTATGCTCGAAAGAACAATCTCGATCAACCTGTTTTTACAATTATAACTGAGGGGCTACCTAATGTCATTCGCTATAAGGCTACTGTTGTTATTGGTGGGACATCATTCGACAGCCCAACATTTTTTAACACTATAAAAGACGCAGAACATGCTGCCGCCAAAGTTGCTTTGAAGGAATTGCCAATTTCAGCTGACTTGTTTAAGAAG GATGAATCTTGTCCAGCCAAGAGTTTACTGCTTGAACTAACACAGAGAGAAGGTTTTTCGAAACCAACATATAAAACTACGGACTCTGGTTCTAATCATATGCCAACTTTTTTCTCAACTGTGGAAGTAGATGGTGTTGAGTTTCATGGAAAGGCATCTAGATCCATAAAACAGGCCGAACATGATGCTGCCAAGATTGCTTACATTGCCCTAAAAGAGT GTGGACTTCATACGTATGCTTCTTTTTCTTCCTCTACCAAAAAAAACACGACACTACAAGCAAGTCGTACATCAGACGTTGCTAAATCCAAACAGATCCTCAACTCGAACG ATCAACATTTGAATCAGGAGATATTACACACTGATACCAAAGTCAACAATGGCAAATATAATGGAACTTTTCCACTGCCTCCTAACAAAAAAACAAAGATAACCAACATGTGCCCTTCATCTTCACATGATAAACCTCCTCCTGTATTGATTTCCGAGTCGAACAAGGGAAAGACTTCAAATACAAGTTACTTACTTGGTAACAGGTTCAAGGTGTACACAAGTTTTCCAAATATTAAATTTCCTGAGGGGATTACAATTGTGCCTATTGGCGAAGACAAATGGGTTGCAGCGTGCTTGGAATGTCAAAATGACAAAGACGTTTGA